The genomic DNA AAAGCCGCACCGGGCCAGATCGCAGTGGCGATCGAGACCCCGCACGGCCCGGTGGTCGAGATGCTTCTCGATCACGCGTTCGGTGTCTTCGCCATCAATCCCAAGCAGCTCGACCGGTTCCGCGACCGCTTCACCGTCGCTGGCGCCAAGGATGACAGCCGCGACGCCCGTGTGCTCGGCAGTTCACTGCGCACCGATCGCCAGGCCTTCCGCCGCCTTGCGGTCGATGATCCCTTGATGATCGAGTTGCGCGAGTGGTCGCGCATGGCCGACGAACTGCAACAAGAACGCACGCGTCTGGCCAATCGGGTTCGCCAGCAACTGTGGCGGTACTATCCGCAGGCCATCGAGCTGACCGACGATGTCGCGGACGATTGGTTTCTGGCACTTTGGCAACAGGTGCCGACACCCGCCACCGCCGCAAAGGCGTCCGAGAAGACGATCACGCGCTTCCTCAAGGACCATCGCATCCGTCGCCTCGATGCTGCGACAGTGCTGCAGACCTTGCGACAGACGCCGCTGTTCGTGGCGCCAGGCACCACGGAAGCCGCATGCGCGCATATCCGCAACCTCGCGGCGCGGCTGTGCCTGGTCAATCAGCAGATCAAGGAGGCGCACCGGGCTCTCGACGGTCTCTGTACCAAGCTCGAAGCGCCGACGGAGAGCTCGTCGGGGCAGAACCGTGAGCAGCATGACGTGGCGATCCTTCGCTCCTGGCCCGGAATCGGCAGAATCGTCCTC from Candidatus Saccharimonadia bacterium includes the following:
- a CDS encoding IS110 family transposase — encoded protein: MIDDMQWFVGIDWATQSHRVCLLDVEGRHVNERDFAHGGAGLTELRDWLLEKTKAAPGQIAVAIETPHGPVVEMLLDHAFGVFAINPKQLDRFRDRFTVAGAKDDSRDARVLGSSLRTDRQAFRRLAVDDPLMIELREWSRMADELQQERTRLANRVRQQLWRYYPQAIELTDDVADDWFLALWQQVPTPATAAKASEKTITRFLKDHRIRRLDAATVLQTLRQTPLFVAPGTTEAACAHIRNLAARLCLVNQQIKEAHRALDGLCTKLEAPTESSSGQNREQHDVAILRSWPGIGRIVLATLLTEATEPLRTRDYHALRALAGTAPVTRRSGKQCFVIRRLACNKRLQNAVHHWSRVAIQHDAAARRRYDALRRRGHGHARALRTVGDRLLYALCTTLKRRMPYDPNCQTAQVTAGQ